One region of Juglans microcarpa x Juglans regia isolate MS1-56 chromosome 7S, Jm3101_v1.0, whole genome shotgun sequence genomic DNA includes:
- the LOC121240858 gene encoding aldehyde oxidase GLOX-like, with the protein MKLGGMLFFVLWHLVLLSARPYLTDASGGQWQLLQRNIGITAMHMQLLNNDRVIIFDRTDFGRSNMSLPNGKCRNDLDETALKIDYTALSAEYDVASNSFRALFVQTDVWCSSGSVSPDGRLIQTDGFNDGERKVRIFKPCSGCDWEEIGDGLAAQRWYATNHILPDGRQIVIGRRRQFNYEFYPKASSASNTYSLPFQP; encoded by the coding sequence ATGAAACTAGGTGGGATGCTTTTCTTCGTTCTCTGGCATCTGGTCCTCCTGTCTGCCAGACCATATCTTACCGACGCCTCCGGAGGTCAGTGGCAGCTCTTGCAAAGGAACATTGGCATTACAGCCATGCACATGCAACTCCTCAACAACGACCGTGTGATCATTTTCGACCGCACCGACTTTGGAAGGTCTAATATGTCATTACCCAACGGTAAATGCCGCAACGACCTGGATGAAACGGCGCTGAAAATCGACTACACTGCCCTCTCGGCTGAATATGACGTCGCCTCCAATTCTTTTCGAGCACTTTTTGTCCAAACAGACGTTTGGTGCTCCTCTGGCTCTGTCTCGCCCGATGGCCGTCTGATCCAAACCGACGGATTCAATGACGGGGAACGTAAAGTCAGAATATTCAAACCCTGCAGTGGCTGTGACTGGGAAGAGATAGGCGACGGCCTAGCAGCTCAGCGATGGTATGCCACTAATCATATTTTGCCAGATGGACGCCAAATCGTCATCGGCAGGAGAAGGCAGTTCAACTATGAATTTTATCCCAAGGCCAGCAGCGCATCAAATACATATAGTCTGCCATTTCAACCGTAA
- the LOC121241067 gene encoding pentatricopeptide repeat-containing protein At1g05750, chloroplastic, translating into MNLQAYTSIPSPTQLSQPPKGPKPPPLPDPTQPSFSNPNHRVSLKQSNKPIDPTVSWTSSIARRCRNGQLAEAAAEFSRMRLAGFEPNHITFLTLLSGCVDFPPGSVSFGASIHGYVRKLGLDTNHVMVGTALVNMYAKCGRVGLARIVFDEMVVKNSISWNTMVNGYMRNGQIEDAIELFDQMPKRDAVSWTALIGGFVKEERFEEALVWFREMLRSGVEPDYVTIIAVLSACANLGTLTLGLWMNRFVMKQEFRYNIRINNSFIDMYSRCGCIEFARQVFEKMQWRTVVSWNSIIVGFAVNGHAEEALEYFSLMQKEGFKPDGVTFTGALTACSHAGLVDEGLQFFEDMKIVHGITPRIEHYGCIVDLYSRAGRLEDALNVIENMPMKPNEVVLGSLLAACSTQGNVDLAERLSDYLLEFDPGGDSNYVLLANIYAAVGKWSGAGKIRRKMKARGIQKKPGFSSVEIGCSIHEFVAGDKSHPETDCLYSMLELLSLELKLCGYVPETIERNLTKMIENGSLKYKKETFCWGNRECNMSWNY; encoded by the coding sequence ATGAACCTTCAGGCGTACACATCCATACCGAGTCCAACCCAACTCTCTCAACCTCCCAAAGGACCCAAACCACCGCCACTCCCAGACCCAACGCAGCCTTCATTCTCTAACCCTAATCACCGTGTCTCTCTCAAACAGAGCAACAAACCCATAGACCCTACCGTCTCGTGGACCTCTTCCATAGCCCGGCGCTGCCGGAATGGCCAACTAGCAGAGGCAGCGGCAGAGTTTTCACGCATGAGACTAGCAGGGTTCGAACCCAACCACATTACATTCCTAACGCTTCTCTCTGGTTGTGTTGATTTCCCTCCGGGTAGTGTGAGCTTCGGTGCTTCAATTCATGGGTATGTTCGCAAACTCGGATTGGATACGAACCATGTGATGGTTGGTACTGCGCTTGTTAATATGTACGCAAAATGTGGGCGCGTGGGTCTTGCTAGAATTGTTTTTGATGAGATGGTCGTGAAGAATTCCATTTCCTGGAATACAATGGTCAATGGGTATATGAGGAATGGGCAAATTGAGGACGCGATCGAGTTGTTTGATCAAATGCCTAAGAGGGATGCGGTTTCTTGGACCGCTTTGATCGGTGGGTTTGTCAAGGAAGAGCGTTTTGAGGAAGCATTGGTATGGTTTCGAGAAATGTTGCGCTCTGGTGTAGAACCGGATTACGTCACCATTATTGCAGTTCTTTCGGCGTGCGCAAATTTAGGAACGCTTACTTTGGGGTTGTGGATGAACCGATTTGTTATGAAGCAGGAATTTAGGTATAATATTAGGATAAATAACTCATTCATAGACATGTATTCTAGATGTGGTTGTATAGAATTTGCTCGTCAAGTCTTTGAAAAAATGCAGTGGCGAACCGTTGTATCGTGGAATTCAATCATTGTTGGTTTTGCTGTTAATGGCCATGCAGAAGAAGCTCTGGAGTATTTCAGTTTGATGCAGAAGGAAGGGTTTAAGCCAGATGGAGTCACCTTCACGGGAGCTCTTACTGCATGTAGCCATGCTGGATTAGTTGATGAAGGGCTCCAATTCTTTGAAGACATGAAGATAGTGCATGGAATTACCCCTCGGATCGAGCACTATGGTTGCATAGTAGATCTTTATAGCCGTGCAGGGAGGTTGGAAGATGCATTGAATGTGATAGAAAACATGCCCATGAAGCCAAATGAAGTTGTATTGGGGTCATTGTTGGCTGCCTGTAGTACTCAGGGGAATGTCGACTTGGCTGAAAGGTTATCTGATTATCTTTTGGAGTTCGACCCTGGTGGTGATTCCAATTATGTGCTGCTTGCAAACATATATGCAGCAGTTGGTAAGTGGAGTGGTGCAGGCAAAATTAGGAGGAAAATGAAGGCACGTGGGATACAAAAGAAACCGGGATTTAGTTCAGTCGAGATTGGTTGTAGCATTCACGAGTTTGTGGCTGGTGACAAATCCCATCCTGAAACCGATTGTCTTTATTCAATGTTAGAGCTTCTGTCTCTTGAGCTGAAACTATGTGGTTATGTTCCTGAAACCATTGAAAGGAATCTTACGAAGATGATTGAAAATGGGTCATTGAAGTATAAAAAAGAAACCTTTTGTTGGGGGAATCGTGAATGCAACATGTCTTGGAACTACTGA
- the LOC121241070 gene encoding uncharacterized protein LOC121241070: MIVQLEYHPMTSVSFSIIELQVGGCRRSDVTDDGAVIHYIISDCNGRYGSFNAKAAVSSERENSRKLLAGLKQKKETVKVKGGLQASATGSNGGSFQGWELRRVPSGPDPLHHNGGNPTKPRTP; this comes from the exons ATGATCGTACAGTTGGAATATCACCCTATGACGTCAGTTTCTTTCTCGATCATCGAGCTACAGGTGGGCGGGTGTCGACGGTCGGACGTCACTGACGACGGCGCTGTCATTCATTATATTATTTCAG ATTGTAATGGAAGGTATGGAAGCTTTAACGCCAAGGCAGCTGTTTCCTCGGAGAGAGAGAACAGTCGAAAG CTGCTTGCTGGTTTGAAGCAGAAGAAAGAGACTGTGAAGGTGAAGGGAGGCCTGCAAGCATCAGCCACCGGTAGTAATGGTGGGAGCTTTCAGGGTTGGGAGTTAAGGAGGGTTCCCTCTGGTCCAGACCCGTTGCACCATAACGGGGGTAACCCAACAAAACCTAGAACTCCTTGA